A window of Vescimonas fastidiosa contains these coding sequences:
- a CDS encoding sensor histidine kinase, translated as MKKRLKIPWPEQWRRQTRLPASGNNLIYTPKDFIISFTLYIVTVIACMLLRCLDETEDTSYVAMLFLTDVFFTAVLTDGYLFSILCAVLGVFSVDYIFTEPYWHISFTLAGFPLTFLVMMTISILAGALASRAKQMEATQRQMIREKMRGNLLRGMGHDIRTPLTGIIGATDVLLKQDETLTPQQRRELLQSINEEAKWLMRVSENLLSITRIDGENAGVKKTPELVEEIIEGAVSKFLRHYQGIAVQVHLPEEPMLVPMDPLLMQQVLFNLMENAARHGETVKQIDIFLYQKEDKAILEVADDGVGIAHSRLEHLFDGTLHPEEGREDARRDMGIGLSVCRTIVVAHGGSITASNQKNGGALFRIALPMEKEETHEN; from the coding sequence AATAATCTCATTTACACGCCCAAGGACTTCATCATCTCCTTTACCCTGTATATTGTCACGGTCATCGCCTGTATGCTGCTGCGCTGCCTGGACGAGACCGAGGACACCAGCTATGTGGCCATGCTGTTTTTGACGGATGTGTTCTTTACGGCGGTGCTTACAGATGGATATTTATTCAGCATTCTCTGTGCGGTTTTGGGCGTATTCAGTGTGGACTACATCTTCACCGAGCCCTACTGGCACATCAGCTTCACTCTGGCGGGCTTTCCCCTGACCTTTCTGGTGATGATGACCATTTCCATCCTGGCTGGCGCCTTGGCCAGCCGTGCCAAGCAGATGGAGGCCACCCAGCGGCAGATGATCCGGGAGAAAATGCGCGGAAACCTTCTGCGGGGCATGGGCCACGACATCCGCACCCCCCTTACGGGTATCATAGGGGCCACGGACGTACTTTTGAAGCAGGACGAGACCCTCACGCCACAGCAGCGCCGGGAGCTGCTGCAGTCCATAAACGAGGAGGCCAAGTGGCTCATGCGGGTGTCGGAAAACCTTCTCTCCATCACCCGTATCGACGGCGAGAACGCCGGCGTGAAAAAGACCCCGGAGCTGGTGGAGGAGATCATCGAGGGTGCGGTGAGTAAGTTCCTTCGGCACTATCAGGGCATTGCCGTGCAGGTGCATTTGCCGGAGGAGCCCATGCTGGTGCCCATGGACCCGCTGCTGATGCAGCAGGTGCTGTTTAATCTCATGGAAAACGCTGCCCGCCACGGGGAGACCGTGAAGCAGATCGACATTTTCCTCTATCAAAAGGAGGATAAGGCGATCCTGGAGGTGGCGGATGACGGCGTGGGCATCGCCCACAGCCGCCTGGAGCATCTCTTTGACGGAACGCTCCACCCGGAGGAGGGCCGCGAGGACGCCCGCCGGGACATGGGCATCGGCCTTTCCGTCTGCCGCACCATCGTGGTGGCCCACGGCGGCAGCATCACCGCAAGTAATCAAAAAAATGGGGGGGCTCTGTTTCGCATCGCCCTGCCTATGGAAAAGGAGGAAACACATGAAAATTAA
- a CDS encoding sodium-dependent transporter, whose protein sequence is MEERKGFGSNFGFLMAAVGSAVGLGNIWGFPNKMGANGGFTFLVIYLILAACCGIIVMVGELALGRKTGRGAVGAYRVLSKKFKWLGWLGILSAFLILFFYCALGGYCIKYVVLNVGDLFGAGFGSNGLNGAEVFGAFMGNQMEAVIYGLIFVLLTMIIVMGGIGGGIEKVCSVGMPALFVILLICIVRACTLPGAVDGLKYMFVPGWALENGVIKEAPDFLTVLSTAGGQMFFSLSLGMGAMITYGSYLHKKENIEKNALLIVIMDTLVALMAGLCVIPGRFALDPTGSLGGPSLLFVTMQNVFHKMPLGALFGILFYLLVVFAAISSSISLLEVIVAHFCDKARDAGKGDKRKTYSLIAAVFVGLGCILICLDSLGGAGISPFNILGIEKDVNGNLPMWCDCWLDFFDCISEGILMPLGALLMCLCIGWELGPKMVDDECCLEGQSFKMKGFFNICVKFITPLCMLLVLYGQIREFFF, encoded by the coding sequence ATGGAAGAAAGAAAAGGCTTTGGATCCAATTTTGGATTCCTGATGGCCGCCGTTGGTTCGGCAGTCGGCCTGGGTAACATCTGGGGTTTCCCCAATAAGATGGGTGCAAACGGCGGATTTACCTTCCTCGTTATTTATCTGATCCTGGCGGCCTGCTGCGGCATCATCGTCATGGTGGGCGAGCTGGCTCTGGGCCGTAAGACGGGCCGTGGCGCCGTGGGTGCGTACCGGGTCCTGTCCAAGAAGTTCAAGTGGCTGGGCTGGCTGGGCATTCTGTCCGCCTTCCTGATCCTGTTCTTCTACTGCGCCCTGGGCGGCTACTGCATCAAGTATGTGGTGCTGAATGTGGGCGATCTGTTCGGCGCCGGCTTCGGCTCCAACGGCCTGAACGGCGCGGAAGTGTTTGGCGCCTTCATGGGTAATCAAATGGAGGCCGTGATCTACGGTCTGATCTTCGTCCTGCTGACCATGATCATCGTCATGGGCGGTATCGGCGGCGGTATCGAGAAGGTCTGCTCCGTGGGTATGCCCGCTCTGTTCGTCATCCTCCTCATCTGCATCGTCCGCGCCTGCACCCTGCCCGGCGCTGTGGACGGCCTGAAGTATATGTTCGTTCCCGGCTGGGCTCTGGAAAACGGTGTTATTAAGGAAGCCCCCGATTTCCTCACCGTTCTGTCCACGGCCGGCGGCCAGATGTTCTTCTCTCTGTCCCTGGGCATGGGCGCCATGATCACCTACGGCTCCTATCTGCATAAAAAGGAAAACATCGAAAAGAACGCCCTGCTCATCGTGATCATGGATACTCTGGTGGCCCTGATGGCAGGTCTCTGCGTTATCCCTGGTCGTTTCGCCCTGGACCCCACCGGCTCCCTGGGCGGCCCGTCCCTGCTGTTTGTGACCATGCAGAATGTGTTCCACAAAATGCCCCTGGGCGCTCTGTTCGGCATCCTGTTCTATCTGCTGGTGGTGTTTGCCGCCATCTCCTCCTCCATCTCTCTGCTGGAGGTCATCGTGGCCCACTTCTGCGATAAGGCCCGTGACGCCGGCAAGGGCGACAAGCGCAAGACCTATTCCCTCATCGCTGCCGTATTCGTTGGCCTGGGCTGCATCCTCATCTGCCTGGATTCTCTGGGCGGCGCCGGCATCTCCCCCTTCAACATTCTGGGCATCGAAAAGGATGTCAACGGCAACCTGCCCATGTGGTGTGACTGCTGGCTGGACTTCTTCGACTGCATCTCCGAGGGTATCCTCATGCCGCTGGGCGCGCTGCTCATGTGCCTGTGTATCGGCTGGGAGCTGGGCCCCAAGATGGTGGACGACGAGTGCTGCCTGGAGGGTCAGAGCTTCAAGATGAAGGGCTTCTTCAACATCTGCGTCAAGTTCATCACCCCCCTGTGCATGCTGCTGGTGCTGTACGGCCAGATCAGAGAGTTCTTCTTCTAA
- a CDS encoding response regulator transcription factor yields the protein MKIKDKVLIVEDEQSISNFISMILQASDFDTIVVRTGEEALTMISSHCPDLIVLDLGLPDMDGMEVLKSVRKWSNLPVVVVSARNHEHDKVEALDYGADDYLVKPFGTSELLARIRTAIRHTRTALPNSGIAQSGKFTTGELTIDYDKHQVLLRGENAKLTVNEYKIVALLGKYAGKVLTYDFIIRELWGPKAKTDNQILRVNMANIRRKIEKNPGQPEYIFTEVGVGYRMREDD from the coding sequence ATGAAAATTAAGGACAAGGTGCTCATTGTAGAGGATGAGCAGAGCATCAGCAATTTCATCTCCATGATTCTGCAGGCCAGCGATTTCGACACCATCGTTGTGCGCACCGGCGAGGAGGCCCTGACCATGATCTCCTCCCACTGCCCGGATCTGATCGTGCTGGACCTGGGTCTGCCGGATATGGACGGCATGGAGGTCCTCAAGTCCGTGCGCAAGTGGTCCAATCTTCCTGTGGTGGTGGTTTCTGCCCGGAACCATGAGCATGATAAGGTGGAGGCTCTGGACTACGGCGCCGATGATTACCTGGTCAAGCCCTTCGGCACCTCCGAGCTGCTGGCCCGCATCCGCACGGCCATTCGCCATACCCGCACGGCCCTGCCCAATAGCGGCATCGCCCAGTCCGGCAAGTTTACAACCGGCGAGCTTACCATCGATTACGATAAGCACCAGGTGCTGCTCCGGGGCGAGAACGCCAAGCTCACCGTCAACGAGTATAAGATCGTCGCCCTCCTGGGCAAGTACGCCGGAAAGGTGCTGACCTATGACTTCATCATCCGGGAGCTCTGGGGGCCCAAGGCCAAGACCGATAACCAGATCCTCCGGGTGAACATGGCCAATATCCGCCGTAAGATCGAGAAAAATCCCGGCCAGCCGGAGTACATATTCACCGAGGTGGGCGTGGGGTACCGTATGCGCGAGGACGACTAA